The following coding sequences lie in one Bacteroidia bacterium genomic window:
- the rplS gene encoding 50S ribosomal protein L19, with protein MGLLEYAEEKLVTKREYPAFKAGDTVTVHYKIKEGDKERVQQYQGVVLQRRGVGVVESFTVRKISNGVGVERIFPVHSPFIDKIEVNKVGVVRRARLFYLRALTGKKARIKEKVQ; from the coding sequence ATGGGATTATTAGAATATGCAGAAGAAAAATTGGTTACAAAAAGAGAGTATCCTGCTTTCAAAGCTGGTGATACAGTAACCGTTCACTATAAAATTAAAGAGGGCGATAAAGAACGCGTGCAACAATATCAAGGTGTTGTATTGCAACGCAGAGGTGTTGGTGTGGTAGAATCTTTTACCGTTCGTAAAATTTCTAACGGAGTTGGTGTAGAACGTATTTTCCCTGTTCACTCGCCTTTCATCGATAAAATTGAGGTAAATAAAGTAGGTGTTGTTCGTAGAGCAAGATTGTTTTATTTACGCGCTCTTACTGGTAAAAAAGCACGTATCAAAGAGAAAGTACAATAA
- a CDS encoding polysaccharide deacetylase family protein, with amino-acid sequence MIDSELLIYTHKITSRNKFVFNLFFRDVLHVKHRMTSDAAVFKNYLGAKFSYTLHPLENELFFLSKNLLFEMGIKEQAISIYDWEGSKIFFPTGKNSALPFDPFAAAFYLVSRYEEYLPHIRDRHDRFDAKESLAFQNNFLDKPLVNTWAKRVKQIILGYFPDFHFPESTYHFVSTIDIDNAYAYREKGLVRSIGAYFRAIVKGDFAEISERTKVLFGKQHDPYDTYAYQLEIQKKYKFRPIYFFLLGDYAANDKNIQPENKKFQSLIKELSDYADVGIHPSYNSADNIGKIKKEVGKLSKIVNQEITKSRQHFLRLKFPETYRNLIDIDITDDYTMGYADYVGFRASICTPFHFYDLDMETETRLVIHPFAVMECTLKQYMNIAPEEAMNYIKPLIDAVKSVDGVFIMLWHNETLSDAGIWKNWRQIYEDAIVYALEKK; translated from the coding sequence ATGATTGATTCAGAACTACTTATTTATACGCATAAAATTACGAGCAGAAACAAATTTGTTTTCAATCTTTTTTTTAGAGATGTGCTCCATGTAAAGCACCGAATGACTTCGGATGCAGCTGTTTTTAAAAATTATTTGGGAGCTAAGTTTAGTTACACCTTGCATCCTTTGGAAAACGAATTGTTTTTTCTTTCTAAAAATTTATTATTCGAAATGGGAATCAAAGAGCAAGCCATTTCTATATACGATTGGGAAGGTTCAAAAATTTTTTTTCCGACTGGTAAAAACTCCGCATTGCCTTTCGATCCTTTTGCTGCAGCTTTTTATTTGGTGAGCCGTTACGAAGAATATTTGCCGCATATTCGTGATCGACACGATCGTTTTGATGCGAAAGAAAGTTTGGCTTTCCAAAATAATTTTTTGGATAAACCTTTGGTAAATACATGGGCAAAAAGAGTAAAACAAATAATTTTAGGATATTTTCCTGATTTTCATTTTCCGGAATCCACGTATCATTTTGTTTCAACAATTGATATTGATAACGCATACGCGTATCGCGAAAAAGGTTTGGTACGTAGCATCGGAGCTTATTTTCGAGCAATTGTAAAAGGCGATTTTGCTGAAATTTCGGAACGCACAAAAGTGTTATTCGGCAAGCAGCACGATCCGTACGATACGTATGCATATCAATTGGAAATTCAAAAAAAATATAAATTTCGACCGATTTATTTTTTTCTGTTGGGCGATTATGCAGCGAACGATAAAAATATTCAGCCTGAAAATAAAAAATTCCAATCGCTCATCAAAGAGCTTTCAGACTATGCAGATGTGGGCATTCATCCTTCTTATAATTCGGCAGATAACATCGGAAAAATAAAAAAAGAAGTCGGTAAATTATCTAAAATAGTAAATCAAGAAATTACAAAAAGTCGCCAACATTTTTTGCGATTAAAATTTCCAGAAACATACAGAAACCTCATAGATATTGATATCACAGACGATTATACAATGGGTTATGCTGATTATGTGGGCTTTCGGGCGAGTATTTGTACTCCTTTTCATTTTTATGATTTGGATATGGAAACGGAAACACGCCTCGTTATTCATCCTTTTGCGGTGATGGAATGTACGTTAAAACAATACATGAACATTGCACCAGAAGAGGCGATGAATTATATAAAGCCATTGATAGATGCCGTAAAATCAGTAGATGGCGTGTTTATAATGCTTTGGCATAATGAGACCTTGAGCGATGCCGGAATTTGGAAAAACTGGCGACAAATTTACGAGGACGCCATCGTTTACGCACTCGAGAAAAAATAA
- the wecB gene encoding UDP-N-acetylglucosamine 2-epimerase (non-hydrolyzing), translated as MLKILTIIGARPQIIKAAALSRAIKNNFSDRIKEIIVHTGQHYDANMSQVFFDELQIPKPDYNLNTGSGSHGTQTASMIVGIEKILIDEKPHCIVVYGDTNSTLAGAIAASKIHIPVVHIEAGLRSFNKAMPEEINRILCDHVSTLLFSPTQSGFENLVKEGFSTKNKAPYSADNPKIYHCGDVMFDNSIYFSEIAEKRTTILKELELESGKFILATIHRNNNTDEPKRLNALFSALHKISSENKIFAILPLHPRTSGLLKKNLDPILFEKIHQNKFLKIIPPVSFLEMTALEKNSKIVLTDSGGVQKEAFFFKKPCIILRSETEWVELVNAGVAKIVDADESNILKAYEYFSGTEKLIFSNLFGDGKASEFICAEMLQHIAHD; from the coding sequence ATGTTGAAAATACTTACTATTATTGGTGCACGACCGCAAATTATAAAGGCGGCAGCATTAAGTAGAGCCATAAAAAATAATTTTTCGGATCGCATAAAAGAAATTATTGTGCATACTGGTCAGCATTACGATGCGAACATGTCGCAAGTTTTTTTTGATGAATTGCAAATTCCGAAACCTGATTATAATTTGAATACAGGCTCCGGTTCTCACGGAACACAAACAGCTTCCATGATTGTTGGAATCGAAAAGATTTTAATAGATGAAAAACCGCATTGCATCGTAGTTTACGGAGATACTAATTCTACTTTGGCAGGAGCAATTGCTGCATCCAAAATTCATATTCCTGTGGTGCATATCGAAGCCGGATTGCGCTCCTTTAACAAAGCAATGCCCGAAGAAATCAATCGTATTTTGTGTGATCATGTTTCTACTTTACTTTTTTCTCCAACACAATCTGGTTTCGAAAACCTTGTGAAAGAAGGCTTTTCGACAAAAAATAAAGCACCGTATTCTGCCGACAATCCGAAAATTTATCATTGCGGAGATGTGATGTTCGACAACAGTATTTATTTTTCTGAAATCGCTGAAAAGCGCACTACTATTTTGAAAGAGCTTGAATTGGAAAGTGGAAAATTTATTTTGGCAACCATCCATCGCAACAATAATACAGATGAACCAAAAAGATTAAATGCGTTGTTTTCGGCACTTCATAAAATTAGTTCTGAAAATAAAATTTTCGCCATACTTCCTTTGCATCCGCGTACTTCTGGTTTGTTGAAGAAAAATTTAGATCCTATACTTTTCGAAAAAATACATCAAAATAAATTCTTGAAAATAATTCCGCCTGTTTCCTTTTTAGAAATGACAGCCCTCGAAAAAAATTCAAAAATAGTTCTGACAGATTCTGGCGGTGTTCAAAAAGAAGCCTTCTTTTTCAAGAAACCTTGTATTATTTTACGTTCTGAGACCGAATGGGTAGAATTAGTAAATGCAGGCGTAGCAAAAATTGTAGATGCAGACGAATCAAACATTTTAAAAGCATACGAATATTTTTCAGGTACTGAAAAATTAATTTTTTCGAACCTCTTTGGTGATGGAAAGGCATCCGAATTTATTTGTGCAGAAATGTTACAACACATAGCACATGATTGA
- a CDS encoding peptide chain release factor 3, translating to MNKKEEIARRRTFGIISHPDAGKTTLTEKLLLFGGAIQSAGAVKSNKIKKHAASDFMEIERQRGISVATSVMGFEYKGIKINLLDTPGHEDFAEDTYRTLTAVDSVIMVIDCVKGVEPQTRKLLEVCRMRNTPVIVFINKLDREGRDPFDLMDEIEKELKIHVRPLSWPIGIGKRFKGVYNIYEKNLSLFQAGNKQNEKNTVTIQDVNSKVLEEHIGEDFAKKLREDITLINGVYNDFNKKDYLDGKISPVFFGSAVNNFGVKELLDCFIDIAPAPLPRETDVRIFKPEDDAFSGFVFKIHANIDPKHRDRIAFLRICSGVFERNKNYFLVRENRSVKFSNPTAFMAQEKSIIDIAYPGDIVGLYDTGTFKIGDTLTDNIKAVFKGIPRFSPELFKYVVNTDPMKTKQLNKGLEQLTDEGVAQLFTKKTDNRKILGTVGALQFEVIQHRLKSEYNASCNFDHISLHKACWITSKDRKKLQEFIADKYSHIAVDKEEQPVFLAESAWALQMAQEKNPEIEFRFISETA from the coding sequence ATGAACAAAAAAGAAGAAATAGCGCGACGTAGAACCTTCGGAATCATTAGTCACCCCGATGCCGGAAAGACAACACTTACTGAAAAATTATTATTGTTTGGAGGCGCCATTCAAAGTGCCGGCGCGGTTAAATCGAATAAAATAAAAAAGCATGCCGCCTCCGATTTCATGGAAATTGAGCGCCAAAGAGGGATTTCTGTGGCTACTTCCGTGATGGGTTTCGAATACAAAGGCATTAAAATAAATTTATTGGATACGCCCGGCCACGAGGATTTTGCGGAAGACACTTATCGTACACTTACCGCGGTAGACAGCGTTATCATGGTGATTGATTGCGTAAAAGGAGTAGAACCGCAAACGCGAAAATTGCTCGAAGTGTGTCGCATGCGCAATACGCCTGTGATTGTTTTTATCAATAAATTAGACAGAGAAGGCCGCGATCCATTTGATTTGATGGACGAAATTGAGAAAGAATTAAAAATACATGTTCGCCCGCTGAGTTGGCCCATTGGCATTGGAAAAAGATTTAAAGGCGTTTACAATATTTACGAAAAAAACTTAAGTCTTTTTCAAGCTGGAAATAAGCAAAACGAAAAAAATACGGTTACCATTCAAGATGTGAATAGCAAAGTTTTAGAGGAACACATCGGCGAAGATTTCGCTAAAAAATTACGAGAAGACATTACCTTAATTAATGGTGTTTACAACGATTTCAATAAAAAAGATTATTTGGACGGAAAAATTTCGCCTGTTTTTTTCGGTAGCGCCGTTAATAATTTTGGTGTGAAAGAATTGTTGGATTGCTTTATTGACATTGCTCCTGCTCCATTGCCGCGCGAAACAGATGTTCGAATTTTCAAGCCAGAAGACGATGCATTTAGCGGATTTGTATTTAAAATCCATGCGAATATTGATCCGAAACACCGCGATCGAATTGCTTTTTTACGAATTTGTTCCGGCGTTTTTGAACGCAATAAAAATTATTTTTTGGTACGCGAAAATCGTAGTGTAAAATTTTCGAATCCTACCGCTTTTATGGCACAGGAAAAATCCATTATCGACATCGCCTATCCCGGTGATATTGTAGGTTTGTACGATACCGGAACATTCAAAATTGGCGATACATTGACCGATAATATCAAAGCAGTTTTTAAAGGGATCCCACGCTTTTCACCTGAACTTTTTAAATATGTTGTCAATACCGATCCGATGAAAACCAAGCAACTCAACAAAGGGTTGGAACAATTAACGGACGAAGGCGTGGCGCAACTTTTTACAAAAAAAACAGACAATCGAAAAATATTGGGAACCGTTGGTGCGCTTCAGTTTGAAGTAATACAACATCGCTTAAAGAGCGAATACAATGCGTCGTGTAATTTCGATCATATTTCCTTGCACAAAGCATGTTGGATTACCAGTAAAGATCGAAAAAAATTGCAAGAATTTATTGCTGATAAATATTCGCATATTGCTGTGGACAAAGAAGAACAGCCTGTTTTTTTAGCAGAATCTGCTTGGGCTTTGCAAATGGCTCAAGAAAAAAATCCAGAAATTGAATTTCGATTTATTTCGGAAACAGCTTAA
- the alaS gene encoding alanine--tRNA ligase, with product MNSTETRQTFLDFFESKKHTLVPSAPMVIKGDPTLMFTNAGMNQFKDLFLGNAPIKFPRIADTQKCLRVSGKHNDLEEVGVDTYHHTMFEMLGNWSFGDYFKKEAIEWAWELLTGIYKIDKNRLYVTVFEGSKDDHLAFDQEAYDCWKKYISEDRIINGNKKDNFWEMGDTGPCGPCSEVHVDIRDDAERKKIDGKSLVNASHPQVIEIWNLVFMEFNRLADGSLKKLPAQHVDTGMGFERLCMVLQGKKSNYDTDVFTPFIDFISKTTNIAYKKSEQTDIAMRVISDHIRTISFAIADGQLPSNNGAGYVIRRILRRAVRYGYTFLNLQEPFLCRLVSILVNQLGGTFPELTSQNELIEKVILEEEKSFLRTLGNGIIRFEEYIKTLKGTKIISGHFAFELYDTFGFPIDLTQLLAREKNFSVDMESYQEQLELQKNRSRAAASVDTEDWINLETYSPSDFVGYEKLTAASKIIQYRKVKAKGKELFQIVLKETPFYAESGGQVGDTGFLISVDSEPKEEIKVLDTKKEHGVIIHITDKLPSNLYQSFSAVVDAKKRQLTANNHSATHLLHAALRKVLGTHVEQKGSLVSEEHLRFDFSHFSHLTAEQILEIEKIVNEKIRENILLEVKILPIEEAKKSGAMALFGEKYGDEVRVITFDKNYSIELCGGTHTDATGKIGLFLITSEAAIAAGIRRIEARTGEKAITYLYENFVHPVDKLKIILKKNSKDIVPSVENILKENMQLKKQVEHLYQEKATIIKANLPQKIKMINGINFIAEKIDLDSAEAIKDICFGLKSSLKNLFLVLIAEVNGKPTISILISENLIAEKNWNANTMIRELAKEINGGGGGQAFYATAGGTDLSGMASVLKKAENYLK from the coding sequence ATGAATTCTACCGAAACCCGTCAAACTTTTCTTGATTTTTTTGAATCGAAAAAACATACCCTTGTTCCATCTGCACCCATGGTTATTAAAGGCGATCCTACTTTGATGTTTACCAATGCGGGCATGAATCAGTTTAAAGATCTTTTTCTGGGAAATGCGCCCATTAAATTTCCGCGTATTGCGGATACACAAAAATGTTTGCGTGTGTCCGGTAAACACAACGATTTGGAAGAAGTTGGCGTGGATACTTATCATCACACTATGTTCGAAATGCTTGGTAATTGGAGCTTTGGCGATTATTTTAAAAAAGAAGCAATCGAATGGGCGTGGGAATTACTTACTGGAATTTATAAAATAGATAAAAATAGATTGTACGTAACCGTTTTTGAAGGCAGTAAAGACGATCATTTGGCGTTTGATCAAGAGGCGTATGATTGCTGGAAAAAATATATTTCCGAAGACCGAATTATCAATGGAAATAAAAAAGATAATTTCTGGGAAATGGGTGATACTGGTCCTTGTGGACCTTGCTCCGAAGTGCACGTAGACATTCGCGATGACGCAGAACGTAAAAAAATTGACGGAAAATCCTTGGTAAATGCAAGCCATCCTCAAGTGATTGAAATTTGGAATTTGGTGTTTATGGAATTCAATCGTTTGGCAGATGGAAGTTTAAAAAAATTGCCAGCGCAACATGTTGATACAGGAATGGGTTTCGAGCGCTTGTGTATGGTTTTGCAAGGAAAAAAATCCAATTACGATACCGATGTTTTTACGCCTTTCATTGATTTTATTTCGAAAACTACGAACATCGCGTACAAAAAAAGCGAACAAACAGACATTGCGATGCGCGTTATTTCCGATCACATTCGCACTATTTCTTTCGCTATTGCGGATGGACAATTGCCTTCTAACAATGGCGCTGGCTATGTGATTCGCCGTATTTTACGCAGAGCGGTACGTTACGGATATACTTTTTTAAATCTTCAAGAACCTTTTCTTTGCCGCTTGGTATCGATTTTAGTGAACCAATTGGGAGGAACTTTTCCTGAATTAACATCGCAAAATGAACTCATTGAAAAAGTAATTTTAGAAGAAGAAAAATCTTTTTTACGTACGCTAGGCAATGGAATTATTCGTTTTGAAGAATACATAAAAACCTTAAAAGGTACAAAAATAATTTCTGGACATTTCGCTTTTGAATTGTACGATACATTTGGTTTCCCGATAGATTTGACGCAGCTTTTAGCACGCGAAAAAAACTTTTCTGTGGATATGGAAAGTTATCAAGAGCAATTGGAATTGCAAAAAAATCGCTCGCGCGCCGCAGCCAGTGTGGATACCGAAGATTGGATAAATTTAGAAACGTATTCGCCATCTGATTTTGTAGGCTACGAAAAATTAACCGCAGCATCAAAAATAATTCAATATCGAAAAGTAAAAGCGAAAGGAAAAGAGCTGTTTCAAATTGTATTAAAGGAAACACCTTTTTATGCGGAAAGTGGCGGACAAGTGGGTGATACTGGATTTTTAATATCAGTAGATTCAGAACCAAAAGAAGAAATAAAAGTACTCGATACCAAAAAAGAACACGGAGTTATTATTCATATCACTGATAAATTACCTTCTAATTTATATCAATCTTTTTCGGCGGTTGTAGATGCAAAAAAACGTCAATTAACTGCCAATAATCATTCTGCTACACATTTGCTTCATGCGGCATTAAGAAAGGTTTTGGGAACACATGTGGAACAAAAAGGGTCGCTGGTAAGCGAGGAGCATTTACGTTTCGATTTTTCTCATTTTTCTCATCTCACTGCCGAACAAATTTTGGAAATTGAAAAAATTGTGAATGAGAAAATCAGAGAAAATATTTTGTTGGAGGTAAAGATATTACCGATTGAAGAAGCAAAAAAATCAGGCGCAATGGCTTTGTTTGGCGAGAAATACGGAGATGAAGTGCGCGTGATTACATTCGATAAGAATTATTCCATTGAGTTGTGTGGAGGAACGCACACTGATGCGACTGGAAAAATAGGATTGTTTTTAATAACTTCCGAAGCCGCTATTGCTGCTGGAATCAGAAGGATTGAAGCACGAACAGGAGAAAAAGCAATTACCTATTTGTATGAAAATTTTGTGCATCCAGTTGATAAATTAAAAATTATTTTGAAGAAAAATTCCAAAGATATAGTGCCTTCCGTTGAAAATATATTGAAAGAAAATATGCAATTGAAAAAGCAAGTGGAACATTTGTATCAAGAAAAAGCTACTATTATCAAGGCAAATCTTCCACAAAAAATAAAAATGATTAACGGTATTAATTTTATTGCTGAAAAAATTGACTTGGATTCTGCGGAAGCAATTAAAGATATTTGCTTCGGATTAAAAAGCAGTTTGAAAAATTTATTTTTGGTACTTATTGCGGAAGTAAACGGAAAACCGACGATTTCCATTCTTATTTCGGAGAATTTAATTGCAGAAAAAAATTGGAATGCCAATACGATGATTCGCGAATTAGCAAAAGAAATTAATGGTGGTGGTGGCGGACAGGCGTTTTATGCTACTGCGGGAGGTACTGATTTAAGCGGAATGGCAAGTGTTTTGAAAAAAGCGGAAAATTATCTGAAATAA
- a CDS encoding transglutaminase domain-containing protein has protein sequence MKKIFSILFFLLLSNLIKAQIGDSLISKNNFYGDFGDSLALNDSIAQAHYAVVDAYVLHLKKRYRNIPSLAKDLTATFTSPEDKVRAIFRWMTNNISYDCADYHNKNKTLGGGVSYSSTTSKSQITAQWANMYYRYANRVLRKRKGICEGYAILFYELCNQSGINCEIIHGFADQNSKRIGKYKTFHRKFTNHAWDSVELNGNWYDLDATWASGSCDEEVRHFYKGFNAAYYLTSAKKSFADHIQSIKETEKLNRDIGN, from the coding sequence ATGAAAAAAATATTTTCCATACTATTTTTTCTTCTTTTATCTAACTTGATAAAAGCCCAGATTGGAGATAGTTTGATTTCTAAAAATAATTTTTACGGTGATTTCGGAGATTCCCTCGCACTCAACGATTCAATTGCACAAGCGCATTATGCCGTTGTAGATGCCTATGTGTTGCATCTCAAAAAAAGATATAGAAACATTCCTTCGCTTGCCAAGGATTTAACAGCAACATTTACTTCGCCAGAAGATAAAGTACGCGCCATTTTTCGTTGGATGACAAATAATATTTCGTACGATTGTGCCGATTATCACAACAAAAATAAAACACTTGGCGGCGGCGTTTCGTATTCTTCCACAACTTCCAAATCACAAATAACAGCGCAATGGGCAAATATGTATTATAGATACGCCAATCGCGTACTTCGTAAACGGAAAGGGATTTGCGAAGGTTATGCCATTTTATTTTATGAATTGTGTAACCAAAGCGGGATTAATTGCGAAATAATTCATGGCTTTGCGGATCAGAATTCAAAAAGAATAGGGAAATACAAAACTTTTCACCGAAAATTTACCAACCATGCTTGGGACAGTGTTGAGTTGAATGGAAATTGGTACGATTTAGATGCCACTTGGGCAAGCGGAAGTTGCGATGAAGAAGTGCGTCATTTTTATAAAGGATTTAACGCTGCTTATTATTTAACTTCCGCTAAAAAATCTTTTGCTGACCACATTCAAAGTATTAAAGAAACTGAAAAATTAAATCGAGACATCGGAAATTAA
- a CDS encoding peptidoglycan DD-metalloendopeptidase family protein has protein sequence MSKVKYRYNTKSLTYEKVQIAFKDRFKKLLSYLATGTVFAGVTVFIAFTYFNSPKELAQKREITELKLQYDLLNKRMDLASQVLNNLQDRDDNIYRVILEAPPIPNDVRKAGFGGVDRYQDLQGYDNSDLLVETTKKLDIITKQLYIQSKSFDEVAKLAENKKEMLANIPAIQPIATKDLIEIGSGFGWRMHPIFKTMHFHTGVDLVAHEGTPIYASGDGVVEPLASTEDGYGNHVVIDHGYGYESLYGHMSKIIVQPGQKVKRGEVIGYVGSTGLSTGPHLHYEVIKNGERVNPVNFFYHDLTPAEFQQITRAASQPGQSFD, from the coding sequence ATGTCGAAAGTAAAATACAGGTATAATACAAAATCGCTTACGTACGAGAAGGTTCAAATAGCCTTTAAGGATCGTTTTAAAAAACTATTATCGTACCTCGCCACCGGAACTGTTTTTGCCGGAGTAACTGTTTTTATTGCGTTTACTTATTTTAATTCTCCAAAAGAATTGGCGCAAAAACGAGAAATTACCGAACTTAAATTGCAATACGATTTATTGAATAAACGCATGGATTTGGCTTCGCAAGTATTAAATAATTTACAAGACAGAGACGACAATATTTACCGTGTTATTTTAGAAGCTCCGCCCATTCCAAATGACGTTCGTAAAGCAGGTTTTGGTGGTGTGGACAGGTATCAAGATTTGCAAGGTTATGACAATTCGGATTTATTGGTGGAAACCACTAAGAAGCTTGACATCATTACAAAACAACTTTACATTCAGTCTAAATCGTTTGACGAAGTAGCGAAATTGGCCGAAAACAAAAAGGAAATGTTAGCAAACATTCCTGCCATACAACCCATTGCTACCAAGGATTTGATTGAGATTGGTTCTGGTTTCGGTTGGCGCATGCACCCGATTTTTAAAACCATGCACTTTCATACAGGCGTTGATTTAGTAGCGCACGAAGGCACTCCTATTTACGCTTCTGGCGATGGCGTTGTAGAACCGCTTGCAAGTACCGAAGATGGCTACGGAAACCATGTGGTGATTGACCATGGATACGGTTACGAATCGCTGTACGGACACATGAGTAAAATAATTGTACAACCCGGACAAAAAGTAAAACGCGGCGAAGTGATTGGTTACGTAGGCAGCACGGGTTTATCTACTGGTCCGCATTTACATTATGAGGTAATAAAAAATGGAGAAAGAGTAAATCCCGTTAATTTTTTCTACCACGATTTAACTCCGGCAGAATTCCAACAAATTACCCGTGCAGCTTCACAACCAGGACAATCTTTCGATTAA
- the radC gene encoding DNA repair protein RadC — protein MAEEYVKKSIRLWSVQDRPREKLLGNGCVALSDAELIAILIGSGNRNESAVELSRRILDSNSNDLNKLGKLSVKELMKFKGIGEAKALSIVAALEIGRRRRATEVKEREKITSSKDVYDYFSHLSDLPNEEFWILLLNRSNKIIGKQNISKGGIAGTVVDAKIIFKHAIDQLAESIILCHNHPSGNLQPSKEDIFITKKISDAGKLVDVKVLDHIIVAETGYYSFADEGKM, from the coding sequence ATGGCAGAAGAATATGTGAAAAAGAGCATTCGTCTTTGGAGTGTGCAAGACAGACCCAGAGAAAAATTGTTGGGAAACGGTTGTGTTGCTTTGTCGGATGCCGAATTAATAGCCATTTTAATTGGATCAGGAAACAGAAACGAATCGGCAGTGGAACTTTCGAGAAGAATATTGGACAGCAACAGCAACGATTTAAACAAATTGGGAAAATTATCCGTAAAGGAATTAATGAAATTCAAAGGTATTGGAGAAGCAAAAGCATTGAGCATTGTTGCTGCTTTAGAAATTGGTCGCAGAAGACGTGCGACAGAAGTGAAAGAGCGCGAAAAAATCACTTCGAGCAAAGATGTATACGATTATTTTTCTCATTTAAGTGATTTGCCGAATGAGGAGTTTTGGATTTTATTGTTGAATCGTTCCAATAAAATTATCGGCAAACAAAATATTAGCAAAGGCGGAATTGCAGGAACTGTGGTGGATGCAAAAATAATTTTTAAACATGCTATTGATCAGTTAGCGGAATCCATTATTTTGTGTCACAATCATCCTTCCGGAAATTTGCAGCCGAGTAAAGAGGATATTTTTATCACAAAAAAAATAAGCGATGCCGGAAAATTAGTAGATGTAAAAGTGTTGGATCACATAATAGTGGCGGAAACTGGATATTATAGTTTCGCAGACGAAGGGAAAATGTAG
- a CDS encoding GNAT family N-acetyltransferase, which produces MIKYLQHTEINQQKWDACIAHSFNGIVYAYSWYLNVVNEGWEALVEGDYKAVMPLTKANKMGLDYLYQPFFTQQLGVFSVDKINEKVVDDFLNAIPKKFSFVEINVNTFNKVISSEYTIKSNVTHELDLINSYENLYQKFSDNTKRNIKKAIQHKLELNGEITVDAMIDMFRANRGKSIKNLRDADYDMLKRLITNCLQQKRGQIRAVFSAEKKMLACAFFVESNGKVIFLFSASNEEAKQTGAMPFLIDRFIYDNSQRNLVFDFEGSNHPDLARFYKSFGSTECIYLQIRKNKLPFFLRWIKG; this is translated from the coding sequence TTGATAAAATACCTACAACATACCGAAATCAATCAGCAAAAATGGGACGCTTGCATTGCGCATTCCTTCAACGGAATTGTGTACGCTTATTCTTGGTATTTGAATGTGGTGAACGAAGGCTGGGAAGCGCTTGTAGAAGGCGACTACAAAGCGGTGATGCCACTTACAAAAGCAAATAAAATGGGTTTAGATTATTTGTATCAACCTTTTTTTACTCAACAATTGGGTGTTTTTTCGGTGGATAAAATCAATGAAAAAGTGGTAGATGATTTTTTGAATGCGATTCCTAAAAAGTTTTCGTTTGTTGAAATAAATGTCAATACATTTAATAAAGTTATTTCTTCAGAATACACAATAAAATCAAATGTTACACACGAATTAGATTTGATAAACAGTTACGAAAATCTGTATCAAAAATTTTCAGATAATACCAAAAGAAATATCAAAAAAGCCATTCAACATAAATTAGAATTAAACGGCGAAATTACCGTGGATGCGATGATTGATATGTTTCGCGCGAACAGAGGAAAATCAATCAAGAATTTACGCGATGCTGATTACGATATGTTGAAACGTTTGATAACAAATTGTTTACAACAGAAAAGAGGCCAAATACGTGCAGTTTTTTCAGCCGAAAAAAAAATGCTGGCGTGTGCTTTTTTTGTAGAAAGCAATGGGAAAGTTATTTTTCTTTTTTCAGCAAGCAACGAAGAAGCGAAGCAAACAGGAGCGATGCCGTTTTTAATCGATCGTTTTATTTACGACAATTCACAACGTAATTTGGTATTCGATTTTGAAGGTTCCAATCATCCCGATTTAGCGCGATTTTACAAAAGTTTCGGTTCTACAGAATGTATATATTTACAAATTCGTAAAAACAAATTACCTTTCTTTTTGCGATGGATAAAAGGATAG